The Brachyspira hyodysenteriae ATCC 27164 sequence TGCTGAATTATTAGCAAAATTTTTTAACTGCGATATAAAAACAGGAATTATAGATTCTAAAAATAATTATATAGAATTTTAACTTTATTCTAATACCCGCCCTTTTAAATTTATTGTTTTATTAAAAATAAAAATTTAAATTGGATTTATTGCGTACATTGAAAAAGCACACCCACCCAAGTGTTAATTAGATTTATAATTTTTATTAACGCACGGTGAACTAAATTTATAATATAATAAAAATCTGAATTAAAAACAAATCTATATTTTTTATCTTATTCTGCGTGCGATAAGAATATTACAAATTTAAAAACTTTTGGGTGGGCAGCTAAAATATCAGTTAAATTTAATTAAGAAAAATAGTGTAAAAATTACAGAATAGTATTGTAAGGCTAAAGGGCGGGCAAATATAATTATATTATAATTAAATAGTAATACCACTCATTGAATAAAATACTATGTCTTTTTGCAACTTTGGCGAAGCCCGCAGAACGTGTGTGGCAAAAAAAAGTTGATAATATATTTATAAAATATAGAAATTGACAAAATATAATTGTTTGGGTATATATTAATCTTCACGTATTTTTATATTGAATCTGTTTCTGAAGCTAGAATAAACAGAAGGTATTATTATAAGAGTAAACATCGTAGAAAATATAAGCCCTCCGCAAACTGCTATAGCTAAAGGTCTGTACATTTCGCTTCCGCTTCCTATTTCAAAAATCATGGGTAATAATCCTAATATTGTAGTCAATGATGTCATAAGTACAGGTCTTAATCTTCTTTTGCATGACTCTAATGCTGCATTATCCCACCTTATCTTTCTCTCTATTACAACCCTATTCATATAATCTATTAAAACTATCCCGTTATTAACAACTATTCCTACAAGCATTATAATACCTATTCCGCTGTAAACATTTAAAGTATTTCCTGAAAAGTACAAGAATATTAAAGCACCGAATAATGCAAAAGGAACAGCCAAAGATATAACAAAAGGCGTAATATAAGATTCAAATTGTCCTGCTATTATGGCATATACAAATACTAAAGCCATTATTAAAGATACTATTAATTGAACGAATGCTTCCTGCATATCTTCATAATCTCCTGAAAAATTAACAGAAAATCCGCTTGGTATATATATTTTATTAAGCTCTTTTCTAATATCTGTAATTATTTCATTTATAGGTCTTCCATAAGCACTTGCATTTATCTCTATTATTCTTTTATCATTCTTTCTGTTAATTTCTATAGGTCCTGTAGATTTATGTATATCTACAAGTGATGATATAGGTACTATACCATTTGAAGTTGGTATCATAATTTTTTGAATGCTTGAAATATCATCTCTATTTATATCTTCTAAACGAACTATTATATCAGTATCAACATATATAGAATTATTTAAAGTCATCTTACTTGCTGTTGTACCGCTGAAAGAAGTTCTTATAATATTTGCAATAGTATTAATATTGATACCCATTTTTGATACTAAATCTCTATCCACATCAAAAATAAGCTCATGATTAGAATCATCTTCTTTTATCAAAACATTTCTAACACCCTCAACATTATTAACTGCAGCTATAACATTGCTTGCCACATCATATCCCCTGTCAAGATCATCTCCTACAAGCTCTATAATGATTGCACTGTAATTTTTGGGTTTTCCCATAGCTGTATTTTCAGAATTAAGTTCTATTCTTCCTGGATATCCATCAACTTTATTTCTTATGCTCTCTATATAATGACTAATATCAAATTTCCTTCCATTTTCTCTATCTATTAATTTTACCCTAACCTCTCCATGATGTTCATTTCTTCCGGTTCTTACTCTGGTTTCATAGTACGCCATATTATTACTAACAGCACTTTCTATATCATGCTCCATCTTATTTATAAACATGTCAGTAAACTCTACCCTAGCTCCAACAGGAAGTCTTAATCTCGATATAATAGTGCCTTCATCTGATACAGGATATCCTTCTTTACCTATATTAGTCAATAATAAAAATAATGATAAACTTAGTAAAATAGATATTAAAGCGAATGATTTCTTTTTATTTTTTATCACTACTGCTAATGTGCTTACATAAAATTTTTCTATATTATTATGAAGATTTTTATTAAAAAAATTTTCTAATCTTATTAACAACAAATTCAATTTACTGTCAGGATTTAGCTTATTTAATCTTGAAGCTAATAATGGTACTATAGTCAAAGCCACAAAAAGAGAAGTTAATAATGATATAGAAACAGTAATACATAAATCACTAAACATCTGCCCCATTTGTCCTTTAACAAAGAGAAATGGAAGAAACACACAGACACTTGTTAAAGTTGAAGCTGTTATTGCTATAGATACTTCGCTTGTACCTATTATAGAAGATTTTATATTATTTATTTTAATAGTTCTTTTATCATTTTTATTAATATTATATTTAGAATAATAATTGCTGTAATAAAAAATATTTTCTAACACTACTATAGAATTATCAACCATCATTCCTACACCAAGCACAAGCCCTGAAAGAGATATTACATTAATAGTGATATTGAAAAAATACATCAATATAAAAGTAGTTATTACAGATACAGGTATTGAAATACTTATTATAAATACGCTTCTTATATCCCATAAATATATCATAAGAACTAGCACAGCAAATAAAGCTCCCTGCCACACTGTATTCAAAACATTATGAATAGAATTCTTTATTGTATCCGAGCTATTGAAAAGTATTTGATAATAAACACCTGAAGGTAAATTAATAGTACTGAGCCTTTTCTCTACATCTCTTGCTATCTGTATAATATTTCCTCCGGATTCTTTTGTTACAGCAATAGTTAAAGCTTTTTGTCCGTTTATACGAACGATTTCTGAATCATCTTCATAATCTTCATGTACATAGGCTATATCTCTCACCTTTACAGGATAAACTTGATTTTTAAGCATTATAACTACATCTTCAATATCATTAACTTCTTTGAACTCTCCTGTTGTTCTTATATTATATTTATATACGCCTTCATAAGTTTCACCGCCTGCCACATTCTGATTCTCCAAAGATAATGTATGTACTATATCATTAATATTTATAGAATATGCATTAAGTCTATTTAAATCTATATCAACACAAATTATCTTTTTTAATCCGCCTCTTATTTCTGTCTGGGCTACTCCTTCAACCTGCTCTAATCTAGTAAGTATTTGACTATCAACTAAATCATATAAAGATGCTAAATTATCCGTACCAAAAAAAGCTATATTCATTATAGGTTCTGAATCTGTTGAAAATTTAGATATATTTGGATTATCTGCATCATCAGGCAAAGAAGATCTAATCATATCAATAGCTTCTCTTATATCATCAGCAGCAGTTTGTAAATCCGTTCCCCAATTAAATTCTATTTCAACATTAGATTCCGATTCTTTTGACTTTGATTTAATAGTTTTTACATTATTAACAGATGATACAGCACTTTCAATTACTCTTGTAACAGATTTCTCTACTTCCTCAGCTCCTGCATTATCATAAGTTGTTTTTATACTGATAATAGGAACTTCCATATTTGGAAGATAATTGATACTGAGTCTTGATATACTGATAAATCCAATTATGAACATGGACACCAATGTAACAAATACTGTTGTAGGTCTATTTACTATGAAAGTAATAAATTTTTTCATTTTTTCGTAAATTTAAAACATAAAAATATTACGGAAATATGATATTAAATTCTAAAA is a genomic window containing:
- a CDS encoding efflux RND transporter permease subunit, whose protein sequence is MKKFITFIVNRPTTVFVTLVSMFIIGFISISRLSINYLPNMEVPIISIKTTYDNAGAEEVEKSVTRVIESAVSSVNNVKTIKSKSKESESNVEIEFNWGTDLQTAADDIREAIDMIRSSLPDDADNPNISKFSTDSEPIMNIAFFGTDNLASLYDLVDSQILTRLEQVEGVAQTEIRGGLKKIICVDIDLNRLNAYSININDIVHTLSLENQNVAGGETYEGVYKYNIRTTGEFKEVNDIEDVVIMLKNQVYPVKVRDIAYVHEDYEDDSEIVRINGQKALTIAVTKESGGNIIQIARDVEKRLSTINLPSGVYYQILFNSSDTIKNSIHNVLNTVWQGALFAVLVLMIYLWDIRSVFIISISIPVSVITTFILMYFFNITINVISLSGLVLGVGMMVDNSIVVLENIFYYSNYYSKYNINKNDKRTIKINNIKSSIIGTSEVSIAITASTLTSVCVFLPFLFVKGQMGQMFSDLCITVSISLLTSLFVALTIVPLLASRLNKLNPDSKLNLLLIRLENFFNKNLHNNIEKFYVSTLAVVIKNKKKSFALISILLSLSLFLLLTNIGKEGYPVSDEGTIISRLRLPVGARVEFTDMFINKMEHDIESAVSNNMAYYETRVRTGRNEHHGEVRVKLIDRENGRKFDISHYIESIRNKVDGYPGRIELNSENTAMGKPKNYSAIIIELVGDDLDRGYDVASNVIAAVNNVEGVRNVLIKEDDSNHELIFDVDRDLVSKMGININTIANIIRTSFSGTTASKMTLNNSIYVDTDIIVRLEDINRDDISSIQKIMIPTSNGIVPISSLVDIHKSTGPIEINRKNDKRIIEINASAYGRPINEIITDIRKELNKIYIPSGFSVNFSGDYEDMQEAFVQLIVSLIMALVFVYAIIAGQFESYITPFVISLAVPFALFGALIFLYFSGNTLNVYSGIGIIMLVGIVVNNGIVLIDYMNRVVIERKIRWDNAALESCKRRLRPVLMTSLTTILGLLPMIFEIGSGSEMYRPLAIAVCGGLIFSTMFTLIIIPSVYSSFRNRFNIKIRED